The Henckelia pumila isolate YLH828 chromosome 2, ASM3356847v2, whole genome shotgun sequence genome includes a window with the following:
- the LOC140884134 gene encoding uncharacterized protein has product MGSANPNSDLSSSHLYNTATSYAAYYTQNPNFNQHQTSFYTQLQPPGVETTSSVSQSPMAAAAVYAPSQQTLAHDPNVAVDAASASYYGDQNVILQNWIAALKQMEVPHASGILAPNPVTQSKKSNARIKYPKKTKIVQSAWCEVCKIDCNSKGVLDQHKLGKKHQKNLEKLRAATAPTPAHAKHAASASLLAPTVAPPGKPVIGPEENPNKSKAAKVEKTENLETKKRKVLEGGAAANAVRTCTICNVVCNSETVFNYHLAGQKHASMIKKYASIAEVTLSV; this is encoded by the exons ATGGGCTCCGCTAACCCTAATTCAGATCTATCGTCTTCCCATTTATACAACACCGCCACCAGTTACGCTGCGTATTACACTCAAAACCCTAATTTTAATCAACACCAAACCAGCTTTTATACCCAGCTGCAGCCTCCGGGTGTTGAAACAACTTCGTCTGTTTCGCAGTCACCGATGGCTGCGGCTGCCGTGTACGCACCGTCGCAACAGACCCTGGCCCATGATCCCAATGTCGCTGTTGATGCCGCCTCCGCGTCTTATTATGGAGACCAAAATGTTATTTTGCAGAATTGGATTGCTGCTCTTAAGCAAATGGAGGTTCCTCATGCTTCT GGCATACTTGCACCTAATCCAGTCACTCAATCTAAAAAAAGCAACGCTCGGATAAAATACCCCAAGAAGACGAAGATTGTGCAATCTGCATGGTGTGAAGTTTGCAAGATTGATTGTAACAGTAAGGGTGTTCTTGATCAACATAAATTGGGGAAAAAACAccagaaaaatcttgaaaagcTAAGGGCAGCAACTGCACCCACACCCGCCCATGCCAAGCATGCTGCTTCAGCATCTTTGCTTGCTCCTACAGTCGCCCCACCAGGAAAACCAGTAATTGGACCAGAAGAGAACCCAAACAAGTCAAAAGCTGCCAAGGTAGAAAAGACTGAGAATTTGGAGACCAAGAAACGAAAAGTTTTGGAAGGAGGGGCAGCAGCTAATGCTGTGCGTACTTGCACCATTTGTAATGTGGTGTGCAATAGCGAGACGGTCTTCAACTATCATCTTGCTGGTCAAAAACATGCTTCCATGATTAAGAAGTATGCGTCTATTGCAGAAGTTACTTTGTCGGTCTGA
- the LOC140881893 gene encoding membrane-anchored ubiquitin-fold protein 1 isoform X1 — protein sequence MSSTAKDQLAIKFRLNDGSDIGPKNFPAVTTVAALKENIIAQWPKEKENGPHTVKEVKLISGGRILENSRTIAEYSSPLCDIPGGVITMHVVVQPTPNEKGLSFTLAQLPFSFPFFSFVVL from the exons ATGTCTTCTACAGCAAAAGATCAGCTAGCAATCAAGTTTAGGTTGAACGATGGATCGGATATTGGCCCGAAAAACTTTCCCGCGGTCACAACTGTGGCGGCCTTGAAGGAGAATATAATAGCTCAATGGCCTAAAG AGAAAGAGAACGGTCCGCATACAGTAAAAGAAGTCAAGTTAATCAGCGGAGGAAGAATACTAGAGAACAGCAGGACTATTGCGGAGTATAGCAGCCCATTGTGTGATATTCCAGGCGGAGTCATCACCATGCACGTTGTCGTTCAACCTACACCGAATGAAAAAGGTCTGAGTTTTACCTTGGCGCAGTTGcccttttcctttccttttttcTCTTTTGTAGTATTGTGA
- the LOC140881890 gene encoding pentatricopeptide repeat-containing protein At3g29290 isoform X4: protein MDLKIRTSSRQCFGSSRVTSTDGSVKWFRSAVWRMPDVVLLSNSVEMESSCFSPCKVATRLEFESVCEEDEVLILPQNGDFAEVSAHHMLPTRGMADKDLEDQSPTDDISLFHGETRYAGHDKIHYLEERNEEILSERIIKLSRSNKVRSVLGLYRSMEFCGLFPNLHACNSLLSCLLRNGRLHDALKIFEFMKAKDTVSGHSYSLILKAIASYRSCDAAIVMFEEAEREDGAKKYLDVVVYNTMIAAFGKVNNWVQAERMWRILQKNCHVGTVVTYRLLICIFVRSGQNELAIDAYTEMVQNGLNPCKDSLEAIIGACVREGQWEMGLSAFHSMINNGEKPSLTSCNALINSLGKAGKVEGAFKVYGLMKSFGHVPDAYSWNALLGALYNSDQHADALRLFESIRKEHKSILNLHIYNTGLMCCQRLGLWDRALQLLWQMETNGLPVSVMSYNLVIAACESARKPEIALQVYERMVQRTISPNTFTLLSLIRAFIWGSLWSKVEDILNCRPDGSLYNAAIQGMCLRNQGDMARKLYMQMHKIGLKPDGKTRALMLQNLPKDLPARARNKR, encoded by the exons CAGATGTGGTTTTGTTATCTAATTCTGTAGAAATGGAGAGTTCTTGCTTTAGCCCATGTAAGGTTGCTACGAGACTTGAGTTTGAGTCCGTTTGTGAAGAGGATGAAGTATTGATTCTGCCGCAAAATGGAGATTTTGCTGAAGTTTCTGCTCATCACATGCTGCCAACTCGGGGTATGGCTGATAAAGATTTGGAAGATCAATCCCCAACTGATGATATTTCACTGTTTCATGGAGAAACAAGATATGCGGGGCACGATAAGATTCATTATTTGGAGGAAAGAAATGAAGAAATATTATCAGAAAGGATAATTAAACTCAGCAGATCAAATAAAGTTAGAAGTGTGTTAGGATTGTACAGATCAATGGAGTTTTGTGGTCTCTTCCCTAATTTACATGCCTGTAATTCACTTCTCTCTTGTCTCTTGAGGAATGGTAGACTTCATGATGCCTTAAAAATCTTTGAATTTATGAAAGCAAAGGACACTGTCAGTGGGCATAGTTATAGCTTGATTTTAAAAGCAATTGCCAGTTACAGGAGCTGTGATGCGGCGATAGTTATGTTTGAGGAAGCAGAACGGGAGGATGGCGCCAAGAAATATTTGGATGTAGTTGTCTATAACACAATGATAGCTGCTTTTGGAAAAGTTAACAACTGGGTTCAGGCTGAAAGAATGtggagaattttgcagaaaaattgcCATGTAGGGACAGTTGTTACCTATCGCCTGCTGATTTGCATATTTGTTCGCTCTGGTCAAAATGAGCTGGCTATTGATGCATATACAGAGATGGTTCAAAATGGGTTGAATCCATGTAAAGATTCGTTGGAAGCTATCATTGGAGCATGCGTGAGAGAAGGGCAGTGGGAAATGGGCCTGAGTGCCTTTCATAGTATGATAAACAACGGGGAGAAGCCAAGTTTAACATCGTGTAATGCTCTTATAAACTCTCTTGGGAAAGCTGGGAAGGTCGAAGGAGCATTTAAGGTCTATGGTTTAATGAAATCGTTTGGCCATGTTCCTGATGCATACTCATGGAACGCACTTCTTGGTGCTTTGTACAACTCGGATCAACATGCTGATGCTCTTCGCTTATTTGAAAGCATCCGAAAAGAGCATAAATCTATTCTTAATTTGCACATTTACAACACCGGTTTGATGTGTTGCCAGAGGCTTGGGCTATGGGACAGAGCACTGCAGCTACTCTGGCAGATGGAAACTAATGGGCTTCCTGTTTCTGTTATGTCATACAACCTTGTCATTGCAGCTTGTGAGAGTGCAAGAAAGCCAGAGATTGCATTACAAGTCTACGAACGAATGGTCCAACGAACAATATCTCCCAACACATTCACCTTGCTGTCACTAATAAGAGCTTTTATCTGGGGTTCGCTTTGGAGTAAAGTAGAAGACATTCTAAAT TGTAGACCAGATGGATCTCTCTATAATGCAGCTATTCAAGGTATGTGTTTGAGGAACCAGGGTGATATGGCTAGAAAATTATACATGCAAATGCATAAGATTGGCCTCAAGCCAGATGGGAAGACACGGGCTTTAATGCTGCAGAATTTACCTAAAGATTTACCAGCAAG GGCAAGAAACAAGAGATGA
- the LOC140881893 gene encoding membrane-anchored ubiquitin-fold protein 1 isoform X2 — protein sequence MSSTAKDQLAIKFRLNDGSDIGPKNFPAVTTVAALKENIIAQWPKEKENGPHTVKEVKLISGGRILENSRTIAEYSSPLCDIPGGVITMHVVVQPTPNEKGKKPLSDSKQNKCVCVIL from the exons ATGTCTTCTACAGCAAAAGATCAGCTAGCAATCAAGTTTAGGTTGAACGATGGATCGGATATTGGCCCGAAAAACTTTCCCGCGGTCACAACTGTGGCGGCCTTGAAGGAGAATATAATAGCTCAATGGCCTAAAG AGAAAGAGAACGGTCCGCATACAGTAAAAGAAGTCAAGTTAATCAGCGGAGGAAGAATACTAGAGAACAGCAGGACTATTGCGGAGTATAGCAGCCCATTGTGTGATATTCCAGGCGGAGTCATCACCATGCACGTTGTCGTTCAACCTACACCGAATGAAAAAG GAAAGAAACCGCTAAGCGATTCCAAGCAGAATAAATGCGTCTGTGTAATATTATGA